aggaggacaagaaggcaTACCAGGGCagtgaggaggagagagacGATGTTTTGGAGGCCTACGAGGAGTACGAAGGAGATATGGATCTTCTTTTCGAGTCCATCATCCACTCTGAGATTGAGGCTGATGAGAAGCGgttcaagaagatgatTGATGAAGCAATTGAGTCTGGAGACGTGAAAAAGTACAAAAAGTACGCCGGCGAGAGCGACAAGAAGACGCAGAAGCGactcaagaaggccaagaaggaagaaaaagaggccgagaaggcagccaaggagattggactcaagaaggaggacggCGAGGCTGGTCTCCAGGCTCTGATTCTCAAACGACAGAGAGAGCGACAGGGAAACTCGTTTctggacaagctggaggaaaagTACGCCCCtaagaccaagaagggtAAGAAAAGAGAGGAGCCCAGTGAAGAGGCCTTTGCCAAGAACCgcaagtccaagaagtgaggagttggagagagCTTTGAGAGGCTGCTGGACGAGAAATACTGGACAAGCCACCAATTGCGAGGGGGTTAAGTGGGGGGTGATCTGTGAGTAATAACCATGTGCTACAATCCTCTTACAGAGCCTCTTGAACTGTTGTTTATGGTGTCTGCACTCCAACTTTTGGactaccagtacattcTTCGGTAGCAGGGAACCCCTGTGACTTACACCCTGTCTCTGATCATTTCATGtataatatatatgtatTCTTGAGGGAATAAGTAACCAGAAATAGGCCAATATTTGTCGATAATGGGGTAATCATCCGTACTTTTTGCAACACTCCCgctcgtactgtagcatgATCAACTTTAATGATGAAAATATAGATAAAAAATTGGATCCCGAAATTTCAATCTTACCGCGACACCGGAAAGCAGAACGCGAAAAACAACATGGTCTACTACTACGAAAGCCAGGTCGTCGACCCGTACACTACTCTGTACATGGGCAAAGACAAGTTTGAGAGTGAGTGTCGCGGGGGTAGTATTTGTGCAAACAGCTGAGATGAAAGCTTGTagtggagctggagggcGGAGAGACGACGGTCTAGATACTCCGAAGACAAGAGACCTATGGATACATTGTGTGCCGAGAGACGAGGGTTGATCAGACGTTCAAGTTTGCCTGGACAGAAAGAAGACTGTCATATTGAACATATTGTTGACTTGTTGTTGACACCTACTGGGGTCTAACTGCTACCATTTCCTTTGCCCTCAGGTCCTTGAATGGTTGGACGTTTGGACATTCACCGTTGCGTTTATAAGGAGGCCACTCTGACCCATGACCACTAACCCAGATGAAAACCTGATCAAAAACGGCTGGCTCGAAGACGTGTGGTTCCACGTCGACAACCTCTCTTCTGCCCACGTTTACCTGCGAATTCCCGAGGGAGCTGACTGGACGTTTGAGACTCTTCCTGCCCAGGTTGTGCAGGACTGTGCTCAgctcaccaaggccaactCCATCGAGGGCAACAAAAAGGACAATGTGACCGTCATCTACACTCCCCAttccaacctcaagaagaccaaagGCATGGCCACCGGTCAGGTTGGGTTCCACAAGGACACCCTGGTGCGAAAAGTGCATCTGAAAACCCGTGAGAACGGCATCATCAACCGTCTCAACAAGACGAAACGAGAGGAATACCCCGATCTAGAAAAGCAAAAGACCATTCACGAAAGCAAGACCCTCAaagaggccaaggaggcccgAATGGAGCGAGAACGggccgagaaggctctggaggaagAGCGAGCTGCTGAACGTTACAGAAAGAAGCATGCCTATGATGATTTCTTCAGCGAGGAGAATATGCAGTCCAGTGAGACCACGGGGAATATTGAGGATGATTTCTGGTAAGgacatggccaaggacaTGAGCGACTCATTTCAGGAATGTTCTTGAGCGGCTGATATCAGGAATGTTCTTGGGCGACTGGCTTCAGTAATGCACTTGAGTGGATGAGTTCCGTTAAGAGCAACTATTTCGACACTACCAGAGAGTGACTGTACCATATATCAATACATTAATTTATTGCCCTGTTGTCTGTAGCGCTTGTGAGTACTCTCCACACtcgagtatgtactggtacaatTGGCTGAGATGAAAGCAGGACTGATAAACCAACCAAAGAACTACAGTTGGCAAAACCGATACCAATCGAATCGCCTCGTTCGGGCGAGTCTGACAGTGGTCATATTGTCCTCTTGGCTATGGAACAGCCCACCAATATGGACAGCCTTGTAGAAGTGTCAAAATCGGTGAGAATATCACGTTAGCCTGAAGAGGGGGTTAACAAGTTCAATGCGATGATACATGATGGCGATCAACagctctacaagtagtcgtGCCGGTACATAGACCACTCTGTCGTAAACTGGTGGCCAAGTACGTCATACGCTCTCTACGTGTTGTGCTACGTGTTGTGGAGGTCCAATGAGCGGCCATGGCGCAATActccactcctccacaacTCGAGCTCAGTTACACACTGGTGGTCTCACTCATGTGTACTCAAACAGACACTGTCAATGCATAAATTACATGCCGCTTAAGGGTTAAGATCACCGGCAAAGTTGCCCTTCTCTCGCTGGCCGTCCCACTTCTCAATCCAGTCCTGGGGGCACAGAGAGTTGTATGATCGCCAGAAGACCTTGCAAGGCTCAAACTCCTCACCCTTGGCGTTGATGCACTTGAAGTAGTCGACGTAGTTTTGCCAGCAGTGCTTggtctggttctggttggGGAATCGGGGGTCGAATCCGACTGCGTTAGTATGTGCGATTGAATGGTTGAAGGATTGACCCGCTCATCTTGCCTGGCTCGTGTCGCTCACGTCGGCTTTGTGTCGGTTGTGTCGCTTGCGTCGGTTGTCCAAATGTCGGTTGTCCATTGGTCGCTTGTGTCTGATTCAATTTGCTCAATGTCGCCAAACATCAACGTTGGGCCATCTGGACGCGCCCATTGATCCATGCCATCTCAGTACTCACCAGTCTTAAAGACAACCTTCTGCTCTTCGGTATCAGACATTGTTTTGTGTGTAGTTGTAGATGATGGAAGCACCTAAGCAATATGTATCCGAAAGTCAGCTCACTGGCAAATGTTGCAACAAAAACTCTAGCTCTTAGGAAGCCTCTGATTGGTCCTGGCCGATTGGGAGGTCGAGGGTTAGGGCACCCAAACCCTATTTTCGTAGGCGCGAGACGATACTCATAGAGGGGGACGGCTATATAtgtgtatatatgtatatgtgtgtgtgtgtacgGCTTGTTCtaggtcatgtgacttaTCGGAGAGCCGATTACGATACGAATTGATTAGTCATGCCTACTACATCACCCATGTAACCCCCCCCTGAtgtttatatatatatcccCCCTTACACCGCTTGCTCGATACTAGCTACCGAATCAAAAGTGGCATGTTCACCAGCCGCAGCCAATTTGACTTTAGCTCTGGGCGTGCTATGGGTGGGTGGTGTGAAGCTGGTCAGATTCCAGCTGATGGTAGATGAGTGTGGTATGAGGGTGATTGAAGAGGGCGAATTCGAAACAACGGGAGGCTTAGGGAATTGAGCGTGTGACGTGAATGGGCGGAGAGTTGACCAAAACAAGTTCACACCTAGCCAGTTTAGTGTGGCTGATGTGGCTAGTGCTTGCATGTGTCAACTAAGTACGCTAACAAAAAGATACAATTACTTGACCTTGACCCCCATTACGAGTTCAAGTAAGTGAAACAGGACACGGGGTTCGATTTGAGCTGACGTCGAATTTCACGAAAGTGTTCTCAACGATCCACTAGGTCGCGTTTTCACGTGATATTCGTGTCCCATTTCCCGCAGGCCAGGTTTTGTGTCCGTGACAGCTCTTCCGGAGCTCACAATGGTCGTCTGTTGAGTCCTCCAAAGTGAACCACATGTCAGCGGTACGACACGCACGCACGCAAGTGCGGAACACGACGACATGGTAGGCTTACATAAGCCAATTCGGCGGGCTCCAGATGTCTAGCTACAAGGGTTCAGTAGAGGGAAAACACGTCAATTGATCTAAACACGTGTCTTTGCTCCCTCTTGTGTTTCTGTAGCTTCCCCATCCCGCACAGTCCAGGAAGTCCAGGAAACAAAGTTTGCGATAACCCAGTCACCACTCCACAGAGTATCTGGAACGCTACAGACAACACATTTCGCCCGCCCGCTAGCACACAACCAGGGCCTTTCATCACGATGAATACATctgcagaaggagcagagCAGGGCAGGCAAGATCCCCACTGGACGTCGAGGACGAGGATCTTTGGCATGGAGGACGGGTCCGAGTTCTGGAGTGGGTCAACCCTCACGCCCACCAAACATATTGACAAGGTGGTCTTTGGAAGCAACGCGGTCTGGCGCGCGTACGCAAAGAGCCATGGAAAGGTTCTCTTGGTTGATCTGAGCTCCGGACGCCAGGATGGCCGGGAGTTCCAACATTGTGTGAGCTTTGTTGCAAAGGACGAAGACGGCGACAATGTCTACCTCGCGTTTGGATACATGCGAAACAAGACGATTGAGGACTTCATGTGGCTGTTTGATATGATCAAGGTCCAGTCCAAACACCACTCGGTGCCTCTTCCCAAGACCATCTACTCCAGCGAGATGAAGGAGTGCTACGAGACCATCGACCGAGCATTCCCCAACAGTAACATGCGGTTGTGGCTTCGAGAGATCAATCGGGACTTTGTAGCGCAGTGCCAGCATCTGGTGGTGCGTGACTCTGATCGAGTGCTTCACGACAAGGTGGATCCTTCCAGTTTGACCAAGGACGAAAACATATGGCTTGAAATGATGTCCGACTGGTCGGAGATTCTGGAATCAGACAGCAAGAACCATTTCAAGGAACAATGGGACGAGTTCCGCGCCACTTACAAGAAAAGCCACCCCGAAGTTGTTTCGTATCTCAGAAACCAATGGATCAAGCCGCACAAGCGCATCTTGACGGGCTTGTGGACAAACAATGAAGAGGGACATGTGTTTGATCAGAATGCATACATGGAGGGTGCTGCAAAGTTTTTGGAGAGAGCCGCGGGCTGTCATGGCCTGGAAGACCGTCTGGTAGCTATTCAGACTGCCTACAGAGAAAATCAGCTTACTGAGGGCAGCTCTGGAAAGCGACCAAGCGATGAGGATGAGTATCAGGAGGATGTTGATGATGCAACAAGTAGAATTATGAGCATTCTTCGTGGAGGAGAGAACGAGGAGAAGTCCGGAATCTCTGAGGACTCTGAGGAAGTGGAAGTAGTGGAGGATGGTGAGGAAGTGGACGAGGGTGAGAAGCAGGAGGTTTCTGAAAAGGATACATCGgtagaggaggaggattcTGAAGTgaaagaggaggaagagcatGAGGAGGCAGAAATGGAGGTATCTGAGGTGGGttctgaagaggaggactctGAAGAAGACTCTGCAGATGCCTACGAAGAGGAGAGGACTGACGAGTCGGGCGAGAGTGATGTTGAAGACACAAAGAAATCTGCAACTCGGGCTGTGAAAACTGTGAACCACCCGACTACTCCTCGAaaagctactgtacaagcagGCGCTCCAACCTTGATAGGTCACCTCCCCCTCGCACTGGTTTCTCCTACAGCCACGACTTTGATGCCTCCCAGGATGACACCACTTGGAGAGGTATTCCTTCACGTTCCGGGAATTGGCTATTTGCCTGAATGGCGTGCTCTAGAGTTACAGAAAGAATTTGAAGAAGCTAAGAGAAAGCAGAATGCggagagagaggaagatgtggtgatgttggatGTCCATGACTtggaaaaggaaaaagaggaggaagaggaggatgaggaggatgaggaggaagaggaggatgaggaggaagaggaggaagaggaggaagaggaagaggaagaaaacTCTGGCTTTGATCCTGATTCTGGTAAACCCTTGTCAGAGAGTGAAAGGAAGCGAATAAAGGCGGTCAGAAGAAATTTGCGTCTGGAAGGATCCGGTACGGAACTTGAAAGGTTGCTAAATTCTAACAAGCGTTCAAGAAGTGGGAGATCACGTCCATCTCTGGATGGAACCAGGAAGAGCATTACTGAGATCCCAAATGAAGGGAAAGGCGGTGTTGCATCCGATACTTTTGTTGCAGATGTCGACGGGTCGTCAGCCAGCAAACGATCGAGAAGAGGTCAGCAGCGAGCGTCTTCTACGGTTGCTACGCTAAAGACGCCCAAAcccaagaacaagactCAAGAAAAGAGTGCTGAGTCGGAGCAGCCTGTAAAGCGGGGACCAGGAAGGCCACGAAAACACCCTCTCGGTAAGGAGCCTAAGGCGGCTGTAATAAAGCGGGGACCACGAGGGCCGTATAAAAAACGTGTCCTGTCCGCAGCTACGGTTTATGATTCTGATTCCGGGGATGCTGCCGAGCCGAAGACGTCTGGAATGAAAAGCTCTGACACTCCTACGAAATCCAGAGGTCGAACGCGAGCTGCACGACGTTCAACGATGGTTTCtgaggatgaggaagagaaggacaGGGAGAAGAAAGATTCAGTGAGAGATTCTCCTGCAGATACAgtgagctcttcttctgaggaCGAGCCTGTGGTGGCAGTTCCAAAGAAGAGTCCAAGGAGTATCAGCGTCAACCCCACCACCAAGCCTACCGCGAAGAAGACTACTGCAGCAGCCTCTAATTCCAAGTCATCTCCCACCCAGACTAGAATGCAGATCGGGCGTCAAAGGGAAACTACAGGAGTTAACAGAAACCCCCACCCCGCAGTTTCCAAGACGGTGACCCCACGGTTAGTGCAAAATCGAACCGGATACAAAACCAGCCAGCCCCATCCAGGACTAGAAAACTCGCAGATCGATGGGCGTCAAAGGAGAACTCCTACAGGAGTTTCAACAGAAAACCCCCCCACCGCAGTTTCCAAGACGGGTGACTCCACGGAGTTGCTAGTGCAAAATCGACACCGAAAACAAACCAGCCCAGTCCTCCCATCCAGACTAGAAACTCGCAGATCGATGGCGTCAAAAGGAGAACTCTAAGGAGTTTCAAAAGAAACCCCCCACCGCAGTTTCCAAGACGGGGACTCCACGAGGTTGCTAGTGCAAAGTCGACACCGATACAAACCAGCCAGCCCACATCAAACTCGACCTCAGGCACTTCGAGTTCCAAGCAGAATCGGTTGTCTTTTGCTTCCAAGTCGACTCCAGGGCCCAAGAGGACCCCAGAGAATGCACCTTCGAATTCGACTCCAAAGTCGTCTTCGCAGACTTCTTCGAAGACAGTCACTGAGTCACCTACTCAGAAGACTACACCAAGGCCAGCTTCCAAGGCGACGTCCAAGGCGACGTCCAAGGCGACGTCCAACGGCACTCCGAAGTCAGTCTCCTCCAAGACGACCCCCAAATCAACCCCGTCAGATTCCATGTCTCGGAAACGACCGACTGAGGAGGCTGGATCTGGGTCTGGCCGGAAGGGCAAGAAGCAGCGCAAGTCTGATGTCACTCAGAACGGAGTGTCCAAGGCCGATACACCCACCAAGAGAAAAACCAGCCAGTCTCGTCCTTCGCTGGGTCAGAGAATCCTGGGATTCTTCAAATAGCCACCCATTGTACGATATCATACTAATATTATTTGTAAATTATGTTCTTACTACCAGTAGTGCCACACTCAAACATTCAACGTAGCCAGTTACTAATCCACCAAATCACCTTGTACATGTGAATACACACATCTTTACTTGCTACTTGCTGACACTACTTTTACTGCAAGGACCCGCTTTGACATTGCTTACTGTGGTAGCTCTACTGTAGAACGTAgaaagtacagtacataccccTAGAggagagtcacgtgacccaagATCTGGTGCCGTTTCCTTGACGTCACGTGTCATTTCATCCCATCGCTTTGGATCCACCGGCGGCTTATCTGGTATCCAAACTCAATGGAAGTTCCGCGGTCAATTGGGTTGCCATTTGGGTCCCCCTCCCATGCAGTTTTCTGTGCCTTGGGGGCGCTAGGTCTGTGGCTCTGTTGGAAGGGGCAGGTGTAGGAGGcgattcacgtgacacaagGGTGTGCCTTGCGGGGCTCTGTTCGTTTTTTCGGCTTAATATTCAGCCGATCCCGCAATCTCCACAGCTCTCAGATTAGCCAACCACGCCGTTACAGATAAGCCTGAGCAGAGATAGCGCCATAATGAAGCTAAAAGTCTAGTTGTAGTATTGGGAGAGTTATAGCGACAAGTTGTTATTAGAGAACGTCGATATGGAGGAGGGAAGCTTCAAGCGGCCACGAGAGGACggttatcacgtgacttctTGCTCCAAGTACATCCGTTGAGGAGCTGTTGtcgtgtacttgtagggggGGACGGTGTCGGGGTCCATGCAAGTTTTTTTCATGCCTGCAAAAagatttttttgtttttggccaaaaaaaaaaaattggacAGCTTCGCAGCTGCAGGTGagtttatttttattcCAACGGCtacatttttttccagtcgcttttttctctccctCTCGAACACCAGTtccacaccaccacaccacacatcacacaccacacaccatGAGCGACGTCCAGGTCCCCACCGACAAGAAGTACATCTCGTACAACAACGTGCACAAGCTGTGCCAGGAGGCAgccgagaagatcaaggagttcaagcCCGATCTGATGATTGCCAtcggtggaggaggattcATCCCCGCCCGAATCCTGCGAACCCACATTCGAGTGCCCGGCTCAAAGAACATCCCCATCCAGGCCATTGGTCTGTCTCTGTACGAGGAGCTTGGCACCGGCCAGCTCGAGGAGCAGATTGGAGTCGAGGTGGTCCGAACCCAGTGGCTCGACTTCTCcactctggagaagcaCTCCGGAGACCTGATCGGCAAGAACATTCTCATTGTcgacgaggtggacgaCACCCGAACCACCCTGCACTACGCCGTCtccgagctggagaaggataTTGCTgcccaggccaagaagctgggccgagaggacgagaagaccaCTCTCCACGTTTTCGTTCTGcacaacaaggacaagcccaagaaggctgagCTCCCCAAGGACATGATGGACTCTGGCCGATACATTGCTGCCCGAACCACCCCCGATGAGTGGATCGCCTACCCTTGGGAGGCTCGGGATATCGAGGAGCACACCAAGTTCGCCAAGCTGCAGAACAACGATTAGATGTAATATAGTATTTAACAGGGCTGGAGTAGAGCCACAGCCAAGCCAAGCAAACAAAACGACTTGAGCGTAGCGAGAGTCCAATAGATTGTCACACACAGCAGAAACCAcctttttcttcatctcaGTGGACAAGCTGTTGCAGTGAAAAAAGTCCTGAGGGTCTCTTTTCCACACTAGCGTCATGAACGACAAAAAACTGTGCTAAACCATTAACTGCCAAGGGGAACAGTTCCAGCGCTACCTCTGCAGTAGCTAGTGAAGTCCACAGAGGCTAAAGTAGTGCTGATCCGAGTGCTAGCAGTAGATGGAGCTGATGTGAGATAATTTACTGTCCCAAGTACGAATAATCTGCGACGGACTGAGATTACTCCTTGTTATGCCCTTTGTACTGACCAGCTGAAAGATCAATTGAGCTATCCTacaacatctacaagtcCAGGGTACACATTAACATCAATTCAATATCAACAATCTAACACCGTGTCTCTTGACACTCTATAAATATGTTATGGGACAGCTCTCTTGGGCTGCTTCATTATTCATCCTCGCCAACAAAGTCCTTTCGCACAATGTCCAAGAACACCTCTTCAAGAGACGTAGGACTTACCGAGTAATACTCAATGCCCAGtcgctccttgttcttctccaacatggCGAAGATGGTCGACATTTTGTTCTCGTGTCCGGCAGTCTTGCATGGAACAGCCAGCTTGATCTGCCCGTGGtacatcttctcctccatctggGACTGAGGGAACACCTCTCTAGTCCACTCAGCAATATTCCACATCTGCTCATCAGATGTGTAGGGCGCGTTGGAACACACCAAGTGCACGTGGAACAGGTTTCCGTATTGATTACGGAGCTCTGCCGCAGACCCAATCGCCAAAAACCTCTTGGCAAGAATACCTGCTCGGTTGGCAAGCGCAtcggcctcctccattgAATGGGTAGTCAACACAATACTTCGTCCATGGGCTACAGATGACAGAGTACGCCACATGATTCGCTTGGCAAAGGCATCCATTCCAGAAGACGGctcatccagcagcagcacctgAGGGTCGGCCATGAGAGCGACTGCCAAGGACAACTTTCGCTTGTTTCCTCCGGAAAGAGCGTTGGCAGTAGTCTTTCGGAACCGATCCAGACCGGTGGCTCCAATAATATGCTCCACATTGTGGTCACGGTCCTCCTTGCTGAGCCCTCGCAACATGGCGTAAAACTGCAGAGTTTCAGTCACCGACAGCTTGTCCATAGCGTCAAACTGGGGACAGACGCCGAGATGTTGACGGGCCTGGGCTCGGTTGGAAGAGACAGGAATACCGGTTACGTGGATGCCGCCAGACGACGGGTTCTCCTCACCTCGAATCATgttgaaggtggtggtcttACCCGCTCCGTTGGGACCCAGAAGGGCAAAGCACTCGTTTGGCTGAACTCCATAAGTGACATCGTCAACGACTCGGTTGCCTCCGTACTTTTTAGACACGTGTGACAACCTGAGACCTTGGTTCCATGACTCGGGATTCGAATCCACGTGCTCGGCCTCCTTTTGGACGTCAGAGGGAGTCGGCGATTTGGTTTCTTCATCCTGATCTCTGTGTTTGCCTCTGAAAACGAACCGGAAACGTCCAGAGTCCCACCAGACTAGAATACCGTAGAACACAGCGGCTTGCACAAGGAGATACAAAATAGGACCTCCATAGGCGAGAATGTCACCCATGTAAGAAATCTCGGAGTTGTCTGAACGACACAAGACACCAAACAGATTCATGGCCACGAAAAACGCTCGCACAAGCTGGCAAGTGGgcgagaagatggagatggtgaaATGGATGGCCCTGACAGTACTGTCCACCTTCCAGGGATCCTCATACATGAGTGTGGACATGTATCCAATCATGTAGATGAGGAAGTAGATGGCATTATAGCCCGCAGTGATGGCAAAAGCTGCCAGCTGAGACTTGACCATGAGAGACACGACAAAGGAAAATAGAGAAGCCGCCAATGCGTACAGCATGAACACAACAAACAAGTATCCTGCTCCCATAACGTACTCCGAAGA
This genomic interval from Yarrowia lipolytica chromosome 1E, complete sequence contains the following:
- a CDS encoding uncharacterized protein (Compare to YALI0E16665g, similar to uniprot|Q9UTQ5 Schizosaccharomyces pombe Dnaj protein) — protein: MLEPGHDLYAIIGLVQTDKPTVAIIKTSYRRAALKAHPDKGGSDVEFQKVAFAYAVLSDEHRRKRYDTTGEYTEGVDGDLQDYFDQVCKRGVTEEMIKEDKKAYQGSEEERDDVLEAYEEYEGDMDLLFESIIHSEIEADEKRFKKMIDEAIESGDVKKYKKYAGESDKKTQKRLKKAKKEEKEAEKAAKEIGLKKEDGEAGLQALILKRQRERQGNSFLDKLEEKYAPKTKKGKKREEPSEEAFAKNRKSKK
- a CDS encoding uncharacterized protein (Compare to YALI0E16687g, similar to DEHA0E02200g Debaryomyces hansenii, similar to Saccharomyces cerevisiae JLP2 (YMR132C); ancestral locus Anc_2.400); the protein is MVYYYESQVVDPYTTLYMGKDKFENENLIKNGWLEDVWFHVDNLSSAHVYLRIPEGADWTFETLPAQVVQDCAQLTKANSIEGNKKDNVTVIYTPHSNLKKTKGMATGQVGFHKDTLVRKVHLKTRENGIINRLNKTKREEYPDLEKQKTIHESKTLKEAKEARMERERAEKALEEERAAERYRKKHAYDDFFSEENMQSSETTGNIEDDFW
- a CDS encoding uncharacterized protein (Compare to YALI0E16709g, similar to Saccharomyces cerevisiae COX12 (YLR038C); ancestral locus Anc_2.403, similar to uniprot|Q01519 Saccharomyces cerevisiae YLR038c COX12 cytochrome-c oxidase subunit VIB), translating into MSDTEEQKVVFKTVGFDPRFPNQNQTKHCWQNYVDYFKCINAKGEEFEPCKVFWRSYNSLCPQDWIEKWDGQREKGNFAGDLNP
- a CDS encoding uncharacterized protein (Compare to YALI0E16753g, similar to uniprot|P47165 Saccharomyces cerevisiae YJR133w XPT1 xanthine phosphoribosyl transferase), giving the protein MQVFFMPAKRFFCFWPKKKNWTASQLQVSLFLFQRLHFFPVAFFSPSRTPVPHHHTTHHTPHTMSDVQVPTDKKYISYNNVHKLCQEAAEKIKEFKPDLMIAIGGGGFIPARILRTHIRVPGSKNIPIQAIGLSLYEELGTGQLEEQIGVEVVRTQWLDFSTLEKHSGDLIGKNILIVDEVDDTRTTLHYAVSELEKDIAAQAKKLGREDEKTTLHVFVLHNKDKPKKAELPKDMMDSGRYIAARTTPDEWIAYPWEARDIEEHTKFAKLQNND